A portion of the Acidisoma sp. PAMC 29798 genome contains these proteins:
- a CDS encoding Lrp/AsnC family transcriptional regulator: MPHLDAIDRKIIAALQADGRQTVQDLAGQCGLSPSPCLRRVRLLEESGVIKGYTAVIDQEKVGLPVSVFASIKLERTREEELDRFSMMIARWPEVVDCYLMTGPRDYLLRIVVRDVQAYERFLKTKLTRLDGIASIESSFALGQVKTSGALPVLEG, translated from the coding sequence ATGCCGCATTTGGACGCCATCGATCGGAAGATCATCGCCGCCTTGCAGGCGGATGGTCGGCAGACGGTTCAGGATCTGGCCGGCCAGTGTGGGCTTTCCCCGTCGCCATGCCTGCGCCGGGTGCGGCTGCTGGAGGAGAGTGGCGTCATCAAGGGCTATACTGCGGTCATCGACCAGGAGAAGGTCGGTCTTCCGGTCAGCGTCTTCGCCTCGATCAAGTTGGAGCGAACGCGGGAAGAAGAGCTGGACCGTTTTTCGATGATGATCGCGCGGTGGCCGGAAGTCGTGGATTGTTATTTGATGACTGGACCGCGCGACTATCTTTTGCGGATCGTAGTGCGGGACGTGCAGGCATATGAGCGATTCCTGAAGACGAAGCTGACGCGGTTAGACGGCATCGCGTCGATTGAATCGAGCTTCGCTTTGGGTCAGGTCAAGACTTCTGGGGCCTTGCCTGTTCTGGAAGGGTAG
- a CDS encoding transketolase, translated as MTDRRLDILADLERKILWLAVWTIHNANHLRISQDGLKVGGHQASSASSATIMTALYLAVLRPEDRVAVKPHAAPVFHAIQYLLGNQTREKLEAFRGYGGAQSYPSRTKDTDDVDFSTGSVGLGVAQTLFSSLVQDYLRVRGWGVDRPEGRMVALLGDAEMDEGNIFEALLEGWKHGLRNTWWVVDYNRQSLDAVVREGLWSRLEATFRNFGWDVVVLRHGTLQQAAFTEPGGAALRQWIESCPNQLYSALIFQGGAAWRKRLLNDLGDQGAVSALIERRSDDELAALMGNLGGHDLPLLLEAFAAARLHDRPVCFLAYTIKGSGLPLAGHKDNHAGLMTPAQLDVLRDSLQIRAGHEWEPFEGLRLPASDLRDFLATVPFNQAGPRRFQAPVIPVPATLTVPAQPTMSTQQGFGLLMHELGKGDTDLARRIVTTSPDVTVSTNLGAWVNRRGLFAKEELADLFKKERIPSTFNWQFSPGGQHMELGIAEMNLFLMLSALGLSHALHGERLIPIGTLYDPFIERGLDALNYACYQDARFVVVATPSGVTLAPEGGAHQSIATPLIGMAQDGLASFEPAFVDELAIILRFAFAHVQRSEAADPRSLLRDESGGSVYLRLSTRVLEQPQRSTTPLVTEDVLQGAYWLRKPGPNAQAIIAYTGAVAPEAMEAVGLLGEDRRDVGLLAVTSADRLHAGWVAAQRVREAGIPQVNSHIETLLAELPSHCGLVTVLDGHPATLSWLGSVHGHRLRALGVERFGQTGTTADMYRHHGLDAQAIMGAAQAVSLGRPVRHVRQSYR; from the coding sequence ATGACGGATCGACGGCTGGACATCCTTGCGGACCTGGAGCGCAAGATCCTCTGGTTGGCGGTCTGGACCATCCACAATGCCAACCACCTGCGGATTAGCCAGGATGGGCTGAAGGTCGGCGGCCATCAGGCTTCCTCTGCCTCCTCCGCCACCATCATGACGGCGCTCTACCTGGCGGTGCTGCGGCCCGAGGATCGCGTCGCGGTCAAGCCACATGCGGCGCCGGTGTTTCACGCCATTCAATATCTGCTCGGCAACCAGACGCGCGAAAAGCTGGAAGCCTTTCGCGGTTATGGCGGCGCGCAATCCTATCCCTCCCGCACCAAAGACACCGACGACGTCGACTTCTCCACCGGATCGGTCGGTCTCGGTGTTGCGCAGACGCTATTCTCGTCCCTGGTGCAGGATTACCTGCGGGTCCGCGGCTGGGGCGTCGATCGCCCTGAGGGGCGCATGGTGGCGCTGCTCGGCGACGCTGAAATGGATGAAGGCAATATCTTCGAAGCGCTGCTCGAAGGATGGAAACACGGGCTGCGCAATACCTGGTGGGTGGTGGACTACAATCGCCAGAGCCTGGATGCGGTGGTGCGGGAAGGGCTTTGGTCGCGGCTGGAAGCGACCTTCCGCAACTTCGGCTGGGATGTGGTGGTGCTGCGCCATGGCACCCTCCAGCAGGCGGCCTTTACCGAACCCGGCGGCGCGGCCTTGCGCCAATGGATCGAAAGCTGCCCCAATCAGCTCTATTCCGCCCTCATCTTTCAGGGCGGCGCCGCCTGGCGAAAACGCCTGCTGAACGACCTCGGTGACCAGGGCGCGGTCTCTGCCTTGATCGAGCGCCGCAGTGACGATGAGCTGGCCGCCCTCATGGGCAATCTGGGCGGCCATGACCTGCCGCTGCTGCTGGAAGCCTTCGCGGCGGCGCGGCTGCATGACAGGCCGGTGTGTTTCCTGGCCTATACGATCAAGGGATCCGGCCTGCCGCTCGCCGGCCATAAGGACAATCATGCCGGACTGATGACGCCGGCTCAGCTCGATGTGCTGCGTGACAGCTTGCAGATACGCGCCGGCCATGAGTGGGAACCCTTCGAAGGATTGCGCCTTCCGGCCTCCGACCTTCGTGATTTCCTGGCCACCGTCCCGTTTAACCAAGCGGGGCCGCGCCGCTTTCAGGCGCCGGTCATTCCCGTGCCCGCCACGCTGACGGTGCCAGCGCAGCCGACCATGTCCACGCAACAGGGTTTCGGCTTGCTGATGCATGAGCTGGGCAAGGGCGACACGGACTTGGCGCGCCGCATCGTCACCACCTCCCCCGATGTCACCGTCTCCACCAATCTTGGCGCTTGGGTCAATCGTCGCGGACTCTTCGCCAAGGAGGAACTCGCAGACCTGTTCAAGAAGGAACGTATCCCCTCCACCTTCAACTGGCAGTTCTCACCGGGCGGCCAGCACATGGAACTGGGCATCGCCGAAATGAACCTGTTCCTGATGCTCTCGGCGCTCGGCCTGAGCCATGCGCTGCATGGGGAGCGGTTGATTCCCATCGGCACGCTGTATGACCCCTTTATCGAACGCGGCCTCGATGCCCTCAACTACGCCTGCTACCAGGATGCACGGTTCGTGGTGGTGGCCACGCCTTCCGGCGTGACGCTCGCACCCGAAGGCGGCGCGCATCAATCCATCGCGACGCCACTGATCGGCATGGCGCAGGATGGGTTGGCAAGCTTCGAGCCCGCCTTTGTGGATGAGCTGGCCATTATCCTGCGCTTCGCCTTCGCGCATGTGCAGCGTTCGGAGGCGGCGGACCCACGGTCCCTGCTGCGCGACGAAAGCGGAGGCTCGGTCTATCTCCGCCTCTCGACCCGCGTCCTTGAACAGCCGCAGCGCAGCACGACGCCGTTGGTGACAGAGGATGTTCTGCAAGGCGCCTATTGGCTGCGCAAGCCTGGCCCGAACGCCCAGGCGATCATCGCCTACACCGGCGCGGTGGCGCCGGAAGCGATGGAGGCCGTGGGATTATTGGGGGAGGACCGGCGCGACGTGGGCCTGCTGGCGGTGACCTCGGCCGATCGCCTCCATGCCGGCTGGGTCGCCGCGCAACGAGTGCGCGAAGCGGGCATTCCGCAGGTGAACAGCCATATCGAGACGCTGTTGGCGGAGCTGCCCTCCCACTGCGGCTTGGTCACCGTTCTCGACGGTCATCCCGCGACCTTGAGCTGGCTCGGCTCCGTCCATGGCCATCGCCTGCGCGCCTTGGGTGTCGAGCGCTTCGGGCAGACCGGAACCACCGCGGATATGTATCGCCACCACGGGCTGGATGCTCAGGCGATTATGGGCGCGGCGCAAGCCGTATCGCTGGGCCGCCCTGTACGCCACGTTCGGCAGTCATATCGCTGA
- a CDS encoding NIPSNAP family protein, whose amino-acid sequence MLIDHRTYTTRPGAVQKQLALYGEYGFPVQCKLAGDPLAFLVTETGPLNSYVHLWVYEDAAHRAQVRAALQADPAWVAYLAKSAEAGNLVSQENRLMVPAAFAPLRR is encoded by the coding sequence GTGTTGATCGATCATAGAACCTACACCACCCGCCCCGGCGCAGTGCAGAAGCAACTCGCCTTGTATGGCGAATACGGGTTTCCGGTGCAGTGTAAGCTCGCCGGCGATCCGCTCGCCTTTCTCGTCACGGAGACGGGACCGCTCAACTCCTACGTTCACCTCTGGGTCTATGAAGATGCGGCCCACCGCGCGCAGGTGCGTGCCGCCCTTCAGGCGGATCCTGCATGGGTGGCGTATCTGGCCAAAAGCGCAGAGGCTGGCAATCTGGTCTCGCAGGAGAACAGGCTCATGGTGCCGGCGGCGTTCGCACCCCTTCGTCGGTAG
- a CDS encoding DUF427 domain-containing protein, whose translation MEDVWEYPRPPRLEPVAQTLRIVFAGRTIAVTEAGFRVLETSHPPVYYLPPSSFTGCLLTQASGGSVCEWKGVARYWSIRVGDRVAERAAWSYPEPTEAFISIRDHLAVYAGMMEACFVGEEAVTPQPGGFYGGWVTRDLKGPFKGVPESMGW comes from the coding sequence ATGGAAGATGTTTGGGAGTATCCGCGGCCCCCTCGATTGGAGCCCGTTGCACAAACCCTCCGCATCGTCTTCGCCGGCCGAACGATCGCGGTGACCGAAGCTGGGTTTCGGGTGTTGGAGACGTCCCATCCGCCCGTCTATTATCTGCCGCCCTCCTCCTTCACCGGCTGCCTACTGACGCAGGCCTCCGGCGGAAGTGTCTGCGAGTGGAAAGGTGTCGCCCGATATTGGAGCATTCGGGTCGGCGACCGTGTTGCGGAACGGGCCGCCTGGAGCTACCCGGAACCGACCGAGGCTTTTATCTCCATCCGTGACCACCTCGCCGTTTACGCCGGCATGATGGAGGCGTGTTTTGTCGGCGAGGAGGCGGTCACGCCGCAGCCAGGCGGGTTCTACGGCGGCTGGGTGACGCGGGATTTGAAAGGGCCGTTCAAAGGCGTTCCAGAAAGCATGGGGTGGTAA
- a CDS encoding SDR family NAD(P)-dependent oxidoreductase, which translates to MHSFPADSSAIVIGASGGIGSALVTALLDQPVFGKVIALARSFGDDLDVAPGLRRGVIDISDEDSIRAAADRLADDVRLVIVATGALQGGGIPSPEKTYRAIDAAGMLESYRINAIGPALVAKHMLPKLSSQGRSVFAVLSARVGSIGDNRSGGWHSYRASKAALNMIVRNLAIETARRHPQRICVGLHPGTVDTELSRPFQRGVAEGRLFTAVRAASCLLTVIDGLTPSDSGRVLAWDGSTIAP; encoded by the coding sequence ATGCACAGCTTTCCGGCCGACAGCTCTGCCATCGTCATCGGCGCATCGGGTGGCATCGGCTCGGCTCTGGTGACGGCACTCCTCGATCAGCCGGTTTTTGGCAAAGTAATCGCATTGGCGCGCAGTTTTGGAGACGATCTTGACGTCGCACCAGGGCTCCGTCGCGGCGTGATCGACATCTCCGACGAAGACAGCATCAGAGCCGCGGCAGACAGATTGGCCGACGACGTGCGCCTGGTGATCGTCGCGACGGGCGCCTTGCAAGGCGGCGGCATACCATCGCCCGAGAAGACCTATCGGGCTATCGATGCCGCAGGAATGCTCGAAAGTTATCGGATCAACGCCATCGGGCCCGCGCTCGTCGCCAAGCACATGCTGCCAAAGTTGTCGTCGCAAGGCCGTAGCGTCTTTGCCGTGTTGTCAGCGCGGGTGGGCAGTATCGGCGACAATAGAAGCGGCGGGTGGCACAGCTACCGCGCGTCCAAGGCGGCGCTCAACATGATTGTGCGGAACCTGGCGATAGAGACCGCCCGTCGTCATCCTCAGCGCATCTGCGTCGGCTTGCATCCGGGCACGGTCGATACGGAATTGAGCCGGCCCTTCCAGCGCGGCGTTGCGGAAGGCCGGCTGTTTACCGCAGTGAGAGCCGCGTCCTGTCTGCTCACGGTGATCGATGGCCTGACGCCGTCAGACAGCGGCCGCGTCCTTGCGTGGGACGGCAGTACCATCGCCCCCTGA
- a CDS encoding thiamine pyrophosphate-binding protein, with translation MTLPNATPRTGGQLVVDCLLSQGVEHVFCVPGESFLAVLDALHGTPIAVTICRQEGGATMMADAVGRLTGRPGIAMVTRGPGATNASPGIHIAEHDSVPLILFVGQVARDMKGRGAFQEMDFKAVFGTMAKWVVEIEDAARVPEIIARAFHVAMQGRPGPVVISLPEDMLTDMALAFPAGRIEPVETATSAIQLAALQELLEDARKPVLLLGGSGWTADSLLRLRGFIERFDLPVATTFRRAMLLSGDHPNYGGELGIGPNPKLRARIEAADLVLMFGTRMAEIPSQGYTLFDIPTPRQTIVHVHADTAELGRVYHPTLAIQATPDGLSRGLEALSPSRAVPWHAETRQAHADFLAWTDTAPKLPGSVQYGDIIVSLRDRLPADAIVTNGAGNYTIWVQRFLRFRSFGSQLAPVSGSMGYGLPAAVGAKRLLPERMVVCFAGDGCFLMNGQEFATAVQYGLPIIVIIVDNGMYGTIRMHQERHYPGRVSGTQLRNPDFAAYAVAFGGHGERVESTDAFLPAFERAVASGLPAIIHLIVDPEALTPGASLTTIREKALRDQADAAVGSAI, from the coding sequence ATGACTTTGCCAAATGCCACGCCGCGCACGGGCGGTCAGCTCGTGGTCGATTGCCTGCTGTCACAGGGCGTCGAGCATGTCTTCTGCGTGCCAGGCGAAAGCTTTCTGGCAGTGCTCGACGCCCTGCACGGCACACCGATCGCGGTCACGATCTGCCGCCAGGAAGGCGGCGCCACGATGATGGCCGATGCCGTCGGGCGCCTCACCGGGCGTCCGGGAATCGCCATGGTGACGCGCGGACCGGGTGCCACGAATGCCTCACCGGGCATCCACATCGCCGAACATGACTCCGTGCCGCTCATTCTTTTCGTGGGCCAGGTCGCCCGGGACATGAAAGGTCGCGGCGCGTTTCAGGAGATGGACTTCAAGGCCGTCTTCGGAACGATGGCGAAGTGGGTGGTGGAGATCGAGGATGCCGCGCGCGTGCCCGAAATCATTGCCAGGGCCTTCCACGTGGCGATGCAGGGGCGGCCTGGACCTGTGGTGATTTCCCTTCCCGAGGATATGCTCACAGACATGGCGCTGGCCTTTCCCGCAGGCCGCATCGAGCCGGTGGAGACAGCAACGAGTGCCATACAGCTTGCCGCTTTGCAGGAACTTTTGGAGGATGCCCGCAAGCCTGTCTTGCTGCTGGGTGGGTCCGGTTGGACGGCGGACAGCCTGCTGCGCCTGCGCGGCTTCATCGAGCGGTTCGACCTGCCGGTGGCGACGACCTTTCGGCGCGCGATGCTGTTGAGTGGCGACCATCCGAATTACGGTGGCGAACTTGGTATTGGCCCAAACCCCAAGCTCAGGGCGCGCATCGAGGCGGCTGACTTGGTGTTAATGTTCGGCACGCGCATGGCCGAGATTCCGTCCCAAGGCTATACGCTATTCGACATTCCGACGCCTCGGCAGACGATCGTTCATGTCCATGCCGATACGGCCGAACTCGGGCGGGTCTATCATCCGACCTTGGCCATCCAGGCAACGCCGGACGGGCTTTCGCGTGGATTGGAGGCGCTCTCGCCCAGCCGCGCTGTGCCGTGGCATGCCGAGACGCGCCAGGCGCACGCCGATTTTCTGGCCTGGACCGACACGGCGCCCAAGCTGCCCGGCTCGGTGCAGTATGGTGACATCATCGTCTCCCTACGGGACCGTTTGCCTGCGGATGCGATCGTCACGAATGGCGCTGGCAATTACACGATCTGGGTTCAGCGGTTTCTCCGCTTCCGGTCGTTTGGGTCGCAGCTTGCGCCCGTGTCCGGCTCCATGGGCTACGGCCTGCCGGCAGCGGTCGGCGCCAAGCGTCTGCTGCCGGAGCGGATGGTGGTGTGCTTCGCGGGTGATGGCTGCTTTCTCATGAACGGTCAGGAATTCGCCACAGCGGTTCAGTATGGCCTGCCCATCATCGTCATCATCGTGGATAACGGCATGTACGGCACCATCCGCATGCATCAGGAGCGGCATTATCCCGGTCGCGTATCGGGCACGCAGCTGCGCAATCCGGATTTCGCAGCCTATGCGGTCGCCTTTGGCGGACATGGCGAGCGGGTCGAGAGCACGGACGCCTTTCTGCCCGCCTTCGAGCGGGCCGTCGCTTCAGGGCTTCCCGCCATCATCCACCTCATCGTCGATCCTGAAGCGCTGACCCCTGGTGCCAGCCTGACTACGATCCGGGAGAAGGCCTTGCGTGACCAGGCTGACGCCGCTGTGGGCTCAGCGATATGA
- a CDS encoding oxygenase MpaB family protein: protein MPQSPPSSSMMPRGGITQPIKHLIASQTVAMFNDRARGERPVVRQPDGLFGPSAVAWRVHGDVASMMVGGIASLLLQMLHPAVLAGVWDHSNFRTDMHGRLRRTARFIALTTYGGRVEAEAMLARIRKIHDQVRGVLPNGTAYAANDPALLAWVHVTETSSFLDAWIRYAEPRMRMIDQDRYFAEMVRIGEPLGAFPVPRSRREARALLSEMRPQLLCDARTREVAKLVLNQPAQNWMTEPLQALTMQAGIDLLPPWARQQHGLHNPGLGRPLIRGGTLGIARTLRWAFS from the coding sequence ATGCCGCAGTCCCCACCCTCTTCGAGCATGATGCCACGCGGCGGGATTACGCAGCCGATCAAGCACCTGATCGCCTCCCAGACGGTCGCGATGTTCAACGACCGCGCCCGCGGCGAGCGGCCGGTCGTGAGACAGCCCGATGGCTTGTTCGGGCCGAGCGCCGTCGCCTGGCGCGTTCACGGCGACGTCGCATCGATGATGGTGGGTGGGATTGCCAGCCTGCTGCTTCAGATGCTGCATCCCGCCGTGCTGGCAGGTGTCTGGGATCACTCGAACTTCCGCACGGACATGCATGGACGGCTGAGGCGCACGGCACGCTTCATCGCGCTCACGACCTATGGCGGCCGTGTCGAGGCGGAGGCCATGCTGGCGCGTATTCGCAAGATCCATGATCAGGTTCGTGGCGTGCTGCCCAATGGCACCGCCTATGCCGCCAATGACCCCGCCTTACTGGCCTGGGTGCATGTGACCGAGACCAGCAGCTTCCTGGACGCTTGGATCCGCTATGCCGAACCCCGAATGCGGATGATCGACCAAGACCGCTATTTCGCGGAGATGGTCCGGATCGGGGAGCCGCTTGGGGCCTTTCCCGTGCCGCGCAGCCGCCGCGAGGCACGGGCCTTGTTGTCGGAGATGCGGCCGCAGTTGCTGTGTGACGCCCGAACGCGGGAAGTCGCCAAGCTGGTCCTGAACCAGCCGGCCCAGAACTGGATGACGGAGCCGCTTCAGGCGCTGACGATGCAGGCGGGCATCGATCTTTTGCCACCTTGGGCGCGCCAGCAGCATGGTCTGCACAATCCCGGCTTGGGCCGCCCGCTCATTCGCGGTGGAACGCTCGGCATCGCGCGCACGCTGCGCTGGGCCTTCTCTTAG
- a CDS encoding FAD-linked oxidase C-terminal domain-containing protein, whose amino-acid sequence MEALLADAMPAVERFMPGARVLPFGHVGDGNIHFNVSQPVGGDKDAFLARWDTVNTIVHDIVGR is encoded by the coding sequence ATGGAAGCGTTGCTGGCGGATGCGATGCCGGCCGTCGAGCGCTTCATGCCGGGGGCGCGCGTCTTGCCGTTCGGGCATGTCGGTGACGGCAATATCCACTTCAATGTCAGCCAGCCGGTGGGCGGCGACAAGGACGCCTTCCTGGCGCGCTGGGACACGGTTAACACCATCGTCCATGATATTGTCGGCCGATAG
- a CDS encoding alpha amylase C-terminal domain-containing protein translates to MVVQISDLGGKTPMGATPALTGTYFRCWAPSATRVALIQDASATPLAGDALHPLGDGSWAGFAPNLRDGDTYMFWIDGPDPTQKWGSGAKRDPQARELALQPAFPACACVVRDPNGYAWQFPQWRTPEFSDLILYQLHVGTWHIADPARHGTFLDVAAHLPYLAALGVNAIQLLPVQEFESQFSMGYNGVDYFSPEGDYLVPPGEVASYSAVLGPLFQQFGGTLPPLTRGIDQLKCLVDLAHAHGIAMIFDLVYNHAGGSFDDGSLFFFDCRPRGNNNDSLYFTDQGWAGGLIFAYWNADVRQFLIDNAAFFLREYRIDGIRYDEVRVISDNGGRQLCQDLTSTLRFLKPSAIGIAEYWDPDRPTAVTPPSAGLGFDAELGDGLRNAVRDVLTQAAAGETASIDLDPVASGLVAVVGEGWQLVQCLENQDLTYWGHGDAARVAGLADPSDATSWFGRSRARVALAILLAARGIPALFMGQETLEWHLWSDNPALVANHIDWAAAASDKNRADFLRFTQDMIRARRDWTALRGPNLRVSRVNSFDRVLVLHRWLEGLGQDVILVISLDEHTKFGYRIGLPLAGAWREVLNSDVYDNFPNPQPTGNGGGLMAEGVPCDGFPASATMVIPANGALLLVPG, encoded by the coding sequence ATGGTGGTCCAGATCAGCGATCTCGGCGGCAAGACACCCATGGGTGCGACCCCTGCGCTGACGGGCACCTATTTCCGCTGTTGGGCACCGTCGGCGACACGGGTCGCGCTTATCCAGGACGCCTCCGCCACACCCTTGGCGGGCGATGCGCTGCACCCGCTCGGCGACGGCAGCTGGGCGGGCTTTGCGCCGAACCTGCGGGACGGCGACACCTATATGTTCTGGATCGACGGTCCTGATCCGACACAGAAATGGGGCTCTGGCGCCAAGCGAGATCCACAGGCACGGGAGCTTGCGCTGCAACCGGCGTTTCCGGCTTGCGCCTGCGTGGTGCGCGATCCGAATGGCTACGCCTGGCAATTCCCGCAATGGCGCACGCCCGAGTTTTCAGATTTGATCCTCTATCAGCTGCACGTCGGAACCTGGCATATCGCCGACCCAGCGAGACATGGCACCTTCCTCGATGTGGCCGCGCACCTTCCTTATCTCGCGGCACTGGGTGTCAATGCGATCCAGTTACTGCCTGTGCAGGAGTTCGAATCGCAGTTCAGCATGGGCTATAACGGCGTCGACTATTTCTCGCCGGAGGGTGACTATCTGGTCCCGCCGGGCGAGGTCGCGTCTTACAGTGCCGTGCTTGGCCCGTTGTTTCAGCAATTTGGCGGAACACTGCCGCCGCTGACGCGGGGCATCGACCAGTTGAAATGTCTGGTCGACTTGGCGCATGCCCATGGCATCGCGATGATTTTCGACCTCGTCTATAATCACGCGGGCGGCAGCTTCGACGATGGCAGCCTGTTCTTTTTTGACTGCCGTCCCCGTGGCAATAATAATGACAGCCTCTACTTCACCGACCAAGGCTGGGCGGGCGGCCTCATCTTCGCATACTGGAATGCAGATGTGCGGCAGTTTCTGATCGATAACGCCGCGTTCTTCTTGCGCGAATACAGAATCGACGGCATTCGCTACGACGAGGTCCGCGTCATCTCGGACAATGGCGGACGGCAGCTCTGTCAGGATCTCACCTCCACACTGCGCTTCCTCAAACCCTCGGCCATCGGCATTGCAGAGTATTGGGATCCTGACCGGCCCACGGCCGTGACGCCGCCCTCTGCCGGGCTCGGGTTCGATGCCGAACTTGGTGACGGCTTGCGCAATGCGGTTCGGGATGTGCTGACGCAGGCTGCGGCCGGTGAGACCGCGTCGATCGACCTCGACCCTGTTGCAAGCGGCCTTGTCGCTGTGGTGGGGGAGGGATGGCAGTTGGTCCAATGCCTTGAAAACCAGGACCTCACCTATTGGGGCCATGGGGATGCGGCTCGTGTCGCCGGACTAGCCGATCCCTCGGACGCGACATCCTGGTTCGGGCGCAGCCGTGCCCGCGTCGCTCTCGCGATCCTGCTCGCGGCGCGGGGCATTCCTGCCTTGTTCATGGGCCAGGAGACGCTTGAATGGCACCTTTGGTCGGACAATCCCGCTTTGGTCGCGAACCACATCGATTGGGCCGCTGCGGCCTCGGACAAGAACCGCGCCGACTTTCTCCGTTTCACTCAGGACATGATCCGCGCGCGCCGCGATTGGACCGCACTCCGGGGCCCGAATCTTCGTGTGTCGCGGGTCAATAGCTTTGACCGGGTTCTTGTCCTCCATCGCTGGCTCGAAGGGCTTGGCCAAGATGTCATTCTTGTTATAAGCCTAGACGAGCACACAAAGTTTGGATACCGCATCGGACTGCCCTTGGCGGGCGCGTGGCGCGAAGTCCTCAATAGCGACGTCTATGACAATTTTCCGAATCCGCAGCCCACTGGCAACGGCGGCGGCCTGATGGCCGAAGGCGTGCCGTGTGACGGATTTCCGGCATCCGCCACGATGGTCATTCCCGCGAACGGCGCGCTGCTGCTCGTGCCGGGTTAA
- a CDS encoding helix-turn-helix domain-containing protein yields the protein MEFLSKPMSQPLCPPREQPAGTMAVFSADVVPPARRHKYWLGHVFRRMVSSYEPEADLPFGARLTRIGGEGAEVIEHRGSALRASRDASHCRSDLCDDIILDFIVTTSGASVDNGTGRRLPHAGDMIMMDLSRPLHIVHARHRIISLFLPRERVRSVLADPSRLAGQTLQPRGIVALMRSHMQMTIDQGAQLHPVERVVAVSATVDMALLAIQGQFAKNPEEDNFQLGLYHAAVRLIRNDFSDPNLDPAAVTRGLGCSRATLYRVFGARGESVAKMIWTIRIEAAYRMLRAVEYRNVLIEEIGFRNGFIDIPTFNRMFKIRYSATPSEVRGYAAE from the coding sequence GTGGAGTTTCTGTCCAAGCCGATGTCCCAGCCCTTATGTCCGCCGCGTGAACAGCCGGCGGGAACAATGGCAGTGTTCAGCGCCGATGTGGTTCCGCCGGCGCGACGCCACAAGTATTGGCTAGGCCATGTCTTCCGTCGGATGGTCAGCTCCTATGAACCTGAGGCGGATTTGCCCTTTGGGGCTCGGCTGACGCGCATCGGCGGAGAAGGCGCGGAGGTGATCGAGCATCGGGGAAGCGCACTCAGGGCGAGCCGCGATGCGAGCCACTGTCGTTCCGACCTTTGCGACGACATTATTCTTGATTTCATCGTGACAACCTCCGGCGCCAGTGTCGACAATGGCACCGGGCGACGGCTGCCGCATGCGGGCGACATGATCATGATGGATTTGAGCCGGCCGCTCCACATCGTCCACGCGCGGCATCGCATCATCAGTCTGTTCTTACCGCGAGAACGGGTGCGCTCTGTCTTGGCAGATCCGTCTCGGCTTGCCGGCCAAACCTTGCAACCACGCGGGATCGTGGCTTTGATGCGCTCTCATATGCAGATGACCATCGATCAAGGTGCGCAGCTTCATCCAGTGGAACGCGTCGTCGCCGTATCGGCGACAGTTGATATGGCCCTTCTTGCGATTCAGGGCCAGTTCGCGAAAAACCCTGAAGAGGACAATTTTCAACTCGGCCTCTATCATGCCGCCGTCAGGCTTATCCGCAATGACTTCTCAGATCCCAATCTTGATCCTGCTGCCGTCACGAGGGGACTGGGGTGTTCGCGGGCGACGCTTTACCGGGTGTTTGGCGCGCGCGGTGAAAGCGTGGCGAAGATGATATGGACCATTCGTATCGAAGCCGCATATCGCATGCTGCGCGCCGTTGAGTATCGAAACGTACTCATTGAGGAGATCGGTTTCCGAAACGGATTTATCGACATTCCGACGTTCAATCGCATGTTCAAGATTCGCTATAGTGCCACCCCAAGTGAAGTCAGGGGATATGCCGCCGAGTGA